Below is a genomic region from Eulemur rufifrons isolate Redbay chromosome 24, OSU_ERuf_1, whole genome shotgun sequence.
cctggtccaagccacaTCATCTAGACTGTAGCAACAAACTTCCCACGGATGTACCTGCTTTCACGTTTGCTACCCTGAAGCCTTTTACATAAAGAAAGatcccttttaaaaatgtcaatcaGACTGCACCATACCCCTGCTCAAAATCTCCCAAAGGCTTCTTCTCTCACTCAGACTAAAATCCTCACTGAACAGTTGACTCCTGACAACTTCTGCAACTTCACATTCTACCACGCAAtgaagggaggtgggaggaagaaggGGTATCCCCCATTCCTGAGGGAATCACAGACCACAGGAtgcctgcaggcatggcagggtcTCAGAAGGAAAGCCACAGCCCAGCACGGCCCACCCCACTTCATCAGGGAGcttgggaaggaggagaggatcTACAGATCTCCCAGGTGACCCTTCTTACTCCACACATGTGCACCCACACAAAAgactcagaaggaaaaaaagaaagcctgtaCTAAGGAAACAAACCCTTTTGGCCACAGTGAAAAATTCTCCAAACTCAATGGAGCAAGTTCTCACACGGACGAATTGGGGCTGGGCAGGCCATAGGAAGGAAGCCCTTAAACACTATGAAGAAGGACCCTAATTTTGTTCTCTTTGAGAAGATAAAAGATACCAATTAGAGCCAAATACTGTGCTATTTTTTAACATGACCTCGCTTAATCCTACATGGGTGCCATTTTATTGATGTaaaacctgaggcccagagaggtaaagccACATTCCCAAGGTCACGCAGCGGGCTGAGAAGCTGAGCCAGAATTGGAAGGTTGAGCTGAGGCCCTTCTGCTGTCAAAGCCAGGACTCCCATCATTCCACTATGAGAGGAGTGATTGGGTTCATCAGAATCTTGTGGAAAATCAAATGAATAAAAccactcccctctcccctcaggtAATGCCAAGCTTGTGAAATCTCACCGTGGAGCTGGGAATGCCAGGCCCCAAGTCTCCACTCCATCACTGGGGACCCGCCCCCCTGGAAGTGTAGGGGATGGGAGTTAAGTGGGCCGGAGAGGGCCGCACACTACCAAGAGGGGAGTCCTCATCCACTTCAACCAACTCTAAGAAGCTGGGTTGGGGGCCAAGGGGATGGTAGTGGCAGCGGCAACAGGAGAGGCAAATGGGGGGCTTCCCAGACCCAGCTCCCGGACCCAAGATCAGGGACCCTCCATCTTCCACCCAAGCCAGAGTCCCCAAAACCCACGCTCAGAGATCCAAGACCCCTGAGGCCTGGATCCTCTGGGTTAGAACCCTTGAGTGCTGCCTCTGGCCCAATACCCCAAAATCCCTAATGACGGGCTCAATGAGACGAACTCCAGGTCAAAACCCTCAATCCCAGGCCCAAGGCCCTCCGCTCACGACCATGACCTCCGAAGCCAGTAGCAACCCCCAGACCTCTTGGGCTCAGGATCGATCCCAGGGCGGAACCAGTAACCGCTTCCCACATGAGACCGGATCCCGGGCTCAGAACCCCTGCCACAGGCCCCACCCCTCGGACTCTGGCCTGGCACCTGAATTCCCACCTAGCCTCAGTCCGTGACCCTGGACCCCAACCCCGGCCAGTACCTGGCTTCATGACGAGCGCTGACAGGCACAACTCGGGAGTCTGCCGCGTTCCTAACTCCACGAGTCCCGGGCTTTCGCACGTGGAAAAGAGCGCAGGCGCGCGGCGCTGTGCGGCGGGTGACGCAACCGCGTAGCCCCGCCCCTGGTCCTCCAACTCCGCCCGGAGCTCGGCGCGTGCGCAGTGGGCGGGATTCGCGAGCCTCTCGAAACGCCGATTACTTCGCTCCGTCTCCGCACTCGCAGCCTTTACCTGCACAGCGGTCTCTACTGTAACCTCGCTTCCCATTCCCCCGTCACCGGTGCGAGCACCCAAATAATCAGAGCTCATACCCAGGCCTCTCACGGCTGTGCCCTCTGTCCGTGTTCCCTATTCCCAGCTAACTCCCTAAACCCCTCTACACCCCAAAAGCCTCCCTGACCCATTTCCACCCCGCAAGAACAAGGACCTATTCTGGGCTCCCattcatacattaaaaaaacaaaacaaaacacaacaaaaaaactatttaCTGTGCACCTagtatgtaccaggcactgttctaggctctgggaatacagcagtgaacaagacataaaaatcctcaCTCTCCTGGAGCTCATCTTTTCATAGGGGAAACAGACACCAAACTAGTTAGTAAAACATATCGAATGTTAGAAGGCAGTAAGTGCTTTGGAGAAAACAGCAGGGTAGGGCTGTATGGTGGTCAAGGAATGCATCTTTTGAGCAAAGATCTAAAGGAGATACGGAGGAAGACATGCATCTTTCTAGGGGAAGAGAGTTCCAGGCAAGAGAGGACTGCAGGTAggaaggccctgaggcaggagagaTACAGAGGGTTGGAGAGACGGTGAGGAGTATGGTGGGGGTAGAGAGAGCAAGGGTGAGAGGTATGGGGAGATGAGGGCAGGGAGGTAACAAGTTCAGATTGTGTGGGGCCTTGTGGGCCTCAgtgaggactttggcttttacccTCAGTGAGTTGGAGCTAAGGAAGGATTCTAAGCCTAGAAGGATCTGACATGGGGTCACTCGCTGCATGTGGGAAACAAACTGCAGGCTTGCGGGTGGGAGCAGAATACCAAGGAGGGGCCGGCTGCAATGAACCAGGTAGGAGACAAGGGTGGGCAAGATCAcagtggggcagagggaggggagcgGAGGGGACAGATTCTGCCTCAGTATTGAGaactttgtgcttttattttataatacttttacaATATTAATATTCACCACTCTATTCATTCTGCAAAGCAAAACAGAGTGCTACTATGAGAAGTTATCGAAAACCTCTGGAAGAACCCAATAGTCTGTAACCCAGATATTGAGTCTGCTCCATTCACTGCTCTATCActgtgggtgctcagtaaatgtttgttgaatgaaagaatgaactcATACTGTTTTGAGTTCTCTGTGCAGGGTGTTCCAGCTGTGCAAGGCCACCAGTTTGCACAGAAACATTCCTGAAAATGTGTTTAGATATTAAGGTGGAAAATCTGCTTAAACTTTTCAAAACTATGAGATGAAATAGCTGAGTTGATTCTGAATTTCTAGGAGCTGTTAAATAATTCCAATGGGTCCAATTCAGGATAATATTACCAGTTTCTTATGCATTTTACTGTTTGCcttctaattaaattttttccctAAAGGATAAAAATACTCAAGAGCACAAGTGCAGATGTAGGGTTGACAGCCCTGTTTCTTGGAATCCTGGCCCCATTTCCTGGTTCTGAGGTACTACTTCACCTGCCAACTTGCTCTGCAGACCCGAAATTGGCACTGTCACTGAGTACTTAATGGGTGACTGCTGGTGTTGTGCTGGGAACACAATGGTGGCTGAAGCAGTCCCAGGCttttccctgccctcctggagctgccAGTCCCATAGGGGAGACAGACTGGTTCTGGGACAGTGTAAGGCCAGAGGGGTCGGGTCGAGGTCAGGGATGCTCAGGTggacagggcagggctggggtggaggaagCCTTTAAGGGCTTTTTCCCAATATTTCCCATTTCTTCAACTTCTTCTGAACCTTCATTTTGCCTTCCTGCTCTAACCACAACCTGGCTGTCCCCTGAAGACACACCTTTCCATTCAGCCCCTCTAAGCAGGGGCTGCTTTCTCCTTCTTGGCCTCATGTCCACTAGACCAGTAGATGGGATACGAGCCTCATCGCTCCTCACTGCCTCTTCTAAACCATTCTGTCTGCCTCCTCCCTAAACCCGTGGCTCTGAAGCTTGCACAGTCACACCTGCTCCCCTTCTTGCTGCCATTGCTATCGACTCCCAAGTCACTCCTGCTCACTGTCATTTTAGCTCCAGGCTAACTGCCACCCACCCCGTCATCACTCTTGGTAATTTCCAAATTGACCACTCTGGCCTCTTGGTGCCTTGACCTCTTCTCCTCCAGTAAGCTTGTCCTCCACCCAACCTTTCCCTCCCATGGTCATGCTTAGCCTTGTCCTGGGGACACAATGGGAACTGTGATAGCCCCAGAGGACACAGCTCAGTGGGGGAGAAAGACCCACCCCGACACAGCGAGAGCCCCCAAACCACAGCCCCTGCAGAATCTCAGTTGCATGCATCTCTCTTTCTGCCCATCACCTAGTACCTCTCCGGCTCACTCCCTCTCAAGCTATTGCTCTGACGATCCTTCAGCCCCAACAATCCATTAAGTCGATCACCTTTTCACTGTTCCTCACCCCCTCATGGCGACACCACCCTCACCACCTGATTTCTTCCCGTTAGAGCACCCCAGGGATCACACTTCCATcagcttctcttctctctccatcttACGCCCTTGATGATGTGTCCATTTTCATTGAATTAAAATCTGGTAACTCCGACATGTATCCCTCCAGTTTGGATTTCTTCCTTGGACTCCACACTCCCATGTCCAACTGCATCTAATTGACATTTCTACTCTGATGTACACGcgcattaaaaaatatatgttacaCATTgtcacaaatttggtggcttagcCAAGAGGAATTTTATTCTCTCAAAGTTGTGGGAGCAAGAAGTCCAAAATAAAGGTGTCTGCAGGACCTCCCTCCATCCccaggctctaggggagaatccgttCCGTGctccttccagcttctggtggctgctggcgtTCCTTGGTTTGTGGATACATCacgccagtctctgcctccatcttcacagcaCCTTCTCTGGGTcagttctctctctgcctccctcttctaagGATATGTGTGACTACATTTAGGGCTCACCCAGGTAAGCCAGGATACTTTCCCCATCTAAAGATCCTTAATTATACCTGCAAAGATCACTTATCCAAATAAGGTAATATTTGCAGGTTTCAGGGATTAAAACTTATTGTCTTTGGAGGAGGGGGCGTGCATTTTTCAGCCTACCACGAGACGTTTCACACGTAGCACATAGGAGGTGCTCaaagacatttattgaatgaatgaaggaatgtcCACAGTGGCCATGAGGGGGTGAGGAAGGTGGAAAGGTGGTCAACTTGATGGATTGTTGGAGCTGAAAGATTATCAGAGCAATAGGGCTGGTGTTGGATATACCtttcagggaaaaacaaaattggacCAAGTGTCCTACTAAGACACTTTCAGAGGCTCTTCAGAAGCTATTAAGGCTGGGATCTTGATAACttgatgaatttctttttaacttttataacaAAAGTTTAAACCCTTCACAAGAGTAGAGACCATAAGAAACCCCCATTTATTCATCAGCCAGCCTCAAAAACCAACACCATATAAAACAGCCTTGTTTTATCTATTGCGccattatcttgttttttttttctggagtattttaaaacaaatttcaatgtTATGCCATTTAACCTCCACACACTTAAGTatgcatctcttaaaaaaaaaaaagagaacattttcttACATCATCATACCTAACAAAATCAACAAGAATTGCCTTATATAACCTAGTAACCAGTCCATATCCATATTCCCTCTTTGGtctaaaaaatgtgattttaaaagttgctgcttggccgggcgcagtggctcacacctgtaatcctagcactctgggaggccgaggtgggcggatcgtttgagctcaggagttagagaccagcctgagcaagagcgagaccccatctctactaaaaatagaaagaaattatatggacagctaaaaatatatagagaaaaaattagctgggcatggtggtgcatgcctgtagtcccagctactcgggaggctgagacaggaggatcccttgagctcaggagtttgaggttgctgtgagctaggctgacgccacggcactcactctagcctgggcaacagagtgagactctgtctcaaaaaaaaataaaaaaataaaaataaataaataaataaataaaaataaataaaaaataaaaaaacaaacaaacaaaaaagtcgcTGCTTGttcaaatcaggatccaaataagTTCCCAtaattttgttctctctctctctctctctcacacacacacgcgcacatacacattttttattttctggccaAGAATCTTCAgagattataatttatttattcaaaatcatttttttggAAGTACAACATGAGAACAGAAAAGGGCACATAACTGTACAGTTTTATGACTTACCACAAAAGGAACAAGCCACAACCACCCCGAGGTCTATAAATAGAATATTACTGGTACCCCCAAAGCTCCCTTGTGCGCCTCTCTTGGGTGTGTTTTCTGTGTACACTCTTCTAACCTTGCTTTCTTCACTTCATAATATATCCTGGAGATCACTCCAAACAGTTTATAgagatctttcttatttttcatttatctacACAGTAGCCCATGGTGTGGGTAACATGTCATTTATTCAACCAGTCCCCGACTAATGGACAACTGAGTTGTTTCTAGTCTTTTTTCATCACAAAGAGTGCACAGTGAACAGCCTTGGGCTTATAGCCTTCATTGCCAATGGGTATTTAGGTTAGACTCCTGGTAGTGAGACTGCTGGGTAAAAAGATgaatgcatttgtaattttgccAGACACTGCCAAATTTCTCTGCATTGCACTTACATATTCTGCATTCCCACTGGTAATATACGAGAGTATTCTTTTGTTCATAGCCTTGTCAACAAATTATAATGTTAAGTTTTTGTAACCAGGCAAAGTTACAAAATAGGCACATTTGATAGGTGATGGGTAATATCTCAGGGtagtttcatttgcatttctcttcatATGGGCAGAATGGAGCATTCCTTATGTTTTGgggccatttgtatttccttttctatgaacTATTATGATCTTTggcctatttttctattaaattgttgctttttcttctttttaagaccTCTTAATTCTTTTTCTGGGTGGGAAATTGATCCTAGGTGTGACTCAACAGCAATATTCAATAGAAAACACTGGCCTTGGTGAAAGACACACCCGGATTCAAATCTAGGCTCCATCATATACAAACTGACTGCCCTTgagcaaattatgtaacctcACTGagcctatttctttatttttatacctatttCACAGAGCTATTGTGAAGCTCAGAAATACTGCACGTGAAGAAACTGACATATTGTATACATTCAACAtgtttagatttctttttctatcaATTGCCTGTTTATATCCtcaacccatttttttttttcctaattgggtggttgtctttttcttattgattttaagGAGCACTTTGCATATTGTAGATATTAATCTTTTGTTAGGTTAGTTGCAATTATTTCCTCCAAGTTTGTTTCtgaccatttatttattcagcagatatgtgctgagcacctactatgtgctgagcacctactatgtgccatatactgtgccaggtgctgggaataAAGTGGCAGGTGAAGCAGATACAGTCTCTGCCATTGAGTTACTTCTAATTGGACAGAaagtcaaacaaaaataattataatatgggATAGATGCTAGGAAGGAAGTTAACAGGAAAAGGGGATCCACtttaggtggggggggggtcgtAAAAGGCCTAAGGTAGTTGACATTTAAGTTGACATTGAAGGATGAGAAAAAGCCAGTCATGTGATGAGTAGCGGGGCCAGAAAAATTTGGCATGTTCAATAAATTGAAAGATCAGCTTCTCAAATCATAATTGGCAGGGAGGACAGTGACAGGAAATGAGTCAGAGGAGGTTGGCAGGGGCCTTACAGGACAAGGTGAAGGAGCttgattttattataagaaaaatgtatagCTAATGACCCTGTTTATAATCTTAAGGAAGATTCCTCTGGAGCCTGTGAGAATGGATTACAGGAGGGGAAGAGCGGATTGCAAGATACTGTGTTGTCAACCTGGGTGAGGCAGACGGCTTGTACCAGGTGGTGACAGTGGGTGTGATAAGGAAGAAAGGCAAATTTCGGGTATGTTTTGAAACAATTCAACATGATTTGTTGAAGAACTGAGTAGAGGacaagggggagggaggaatcaaGAATAATCCCCCATTTTCTGGCTGCTAACCTTGCCAAGCGCTGGTAGTGCTATTTAGGGAGGTGCGAGGACCAGCATGGGATGGGCTGGGAACAAGTTTAGAAGGCAACCAAGACTTCAGTTTTGACTTGATTGGATTAATGCATTAACTCCTCACTCCATTTTATAACTACTGTCATTATTTCTACTTAAAGAGGAGGAAACCGAGCCAGAGAGACATTAACTTGCTAGGGTTATAAATGATAAAGCCAGAACTATTGATCTCTCCGTTTccactccttccctccatccaacCATTTATCTTCTTATCCGTCTCCTCTTCTAATCACCCATTTTGTCATCTTCTTATTTCCCCACCCACCCTTTTCCCAATCCACCCATCCGTCTCTTCATCCGTTCATgcaatcatccatccatcctctctCCCCCCAGTAAACATTCGTCATGTGCCACGTTCCCCAGGCATCTGACACTTGCTGTGCAGAGAGGAAAGTCAGGGCTGAGAAGGCGTGAGACAGACACATCGGCATGCAGCTTAGCTGAAGAGATTTATTCAATGCTCTCACATTTGGCCTCAGTAGCTCAGGTAGGGTGTGCTCCCACCCTGCTATACCCCTCTCAAATATCGCAACCTCCGGGGGATCAGGTCCTGAAGTCTTCATTCCCGGTGGATGACTGATCAGTTGTAACTGCAAGAGACAGAAACTTGGCACCTCCTCTTGAAGACTAAGCGCCCACCCTGACTGCTCCCGTCTCATGAGGACCCAGGGACCCCTTCCCCAAGAAGCTTGGTTTCCATACTCCATCTCTCACCATGGGGAGAAGTCCGGTGCTCGCCATCTCTCCGTCTCTGTCTTCCCTTGGGAGTCATCCCCATCATTGGTCTGGTCCCCGTCGAAGTTTCCACAGGCACCACAGAGCATCCCAGCATGGTCATCACTGACCGTCACATCCAGCTTCCCATTGGCTCTAAGCCACACCTGGACGCCCTCCTTCTGTTGGACTAGCATGGAGCCATCAGGTGTCTGACTCACAGACACAGACGTTAACACCTCAGCTGGGAGATCCACTTGGAGACCGTTCACCTGGGGGAGGTGGGCAAACACAGAGGTGAGGCCAGAGCCACCTCTGGGCTGTTGCCAGGATGGGGACCCCAAGCGAGATAATAAGTTCAAGGAGCTAAATCAAGGAGGCAGGTGCTGAAAGAGATGAAGACCTGGGTGGATGCACTATATGGAGAGATGGATACATGAGAAGACAGCTAAGATAGGTGGATCATCTTGGAGCATtctgtaaaaagtaaaaataaaaataaaaaagatagctGGAGATTTGGGTGGATAGATTGAAGGATGGAGAGTGGATGGATCTGCACAACACCCCAAAGTCTGGGGGGAAAGCACTTTGTGTCAGATCAACAAACAATCCTGTTTCCTGAGTGAGATTTGGCTTCCAATCTGGGTAAATGAAGAACTTTCCTGGGGTTAAGGGGGCTCTTTCTCCTTCATTGCTTCATAGGGACCTGTGCTGAAGACTGGTCAGTGTTCAAGTACAACGCACCCAACACTGGCTCTGTGCCGGGATTAAACCCATGCTATTTCACAGTTTATACATGAACGCTGATGAAGTGTATTTAGCAGATGACTGCCCTGCAACTGAAGTTGAGCGGGATGTTTACTATGAGTTTTTCTACCATCCTAGTGACCACGGTATTGTAACAACAACTTTGAAGGAATTTGTTCTGTTTAAAACTAAAATcaaggccgggctcggtggctcacgcctgtaaaccaagcactctgggaggctgaggcgggaggattgttcgaggtcaggagttcgagaccagcctgagcaagagggagaccccatctctactaaaaaatagagagaaatgatttggacagctaaaaatatatatagaaaaaaaaattagccgggcatggtggcacatgcctatagtcccagctacttgggaggctgaggcagaaggattgcttaagcccaggagtttgaggttgctgtgagctaggctgacgccacggcactctagccagggcaaaagagtgagactctgtctcaaaaaaataaaaaaataaaaaataaataaaactaaaatcaagTATATCTCAAGAAACTCTGCTGTCTGATCTGAAATGCCTCTGTCATGTGTCCTCCACAAATGTCGAGGCTCATAATGTTACCcaaggctggtcccaaactcatGGGATCAAGGAATGTTCCCTCCTCAACCTTGCGTGTCCCAGGAGCTGTGGGTGCCCAACTGCGGTAGACACCATTATGCCAATTTCAGGCAGCATCCTCTTTTAAATGAAGTTGACAGGAGCGATGGTGAAACTGGCAGTGTCACCCGATGGGAAACAAGGGTGGGAATACACATTGAGAATGAAGACACGAAGCTGCTTCTGCAACTCCATCATGTAAGAATCTGAATGCCACCTTCCCTTGTATGTCAAATGAGGTACTTTATTGCAAGAGAAGACACTGAGCTGTTCATTTCAATATTGAGAGTCAATTTGAAATCTCCACTGTGACTACATAGGACTGAGCATATAATATGCTACTTTGCAGAAATCTGAGAAGCAGGAATGGAATTTAATATCTCAACTCAACtacttaaaaaaacttatttgtaattttaaataaaatggcatgATGCCTTTTTACATTCACTTTTTACAAAAGGATCTGCCCCTGCTTTTAACTTTATGGAGTCTTATATGTGAATAAAGTTTgtactattaaaaaacaaacagtcaAACCCCAGGGTCATCCTGTTTGGttctagttttcaaaataaaagaaccCTTGAGCATGTCCTGTAAGTTACTGGTTCCCTAATGAAAGCAACTTTATCCCTTAGTTTTACAATGCAGATGTCTGAAGATAAGTAATGACTTTAGCAAATATACTAATCATGTGAGAAAATTACCTTTTCCACATTATAGGCTGCAGACCCAGTAAGCTtctatgttttttcctttaaataacttttatctATATTAGTTGATGAGTTAATCCTTTTAAAGTTAGACTCCCTAGTGAAACTTCTTGGAAAGAgttcttctttaaagaaaatgctcTTGCATCTGAGTTTTCCTCTGCCAGATGATTGGAAAGATATGTCAATAGATAGGAAAGACAGGTAGATAGATTtgaaatggatggatgggtgagaggaaggagggaaggaaggaaagaaggaaggaacaaaagaGAGGTGGGAGAATAGATGCTGGGAGGAAGGATGGACACAGTGAAGGACAGATGGAGACTGAGTGGGTGGACAGCCTCCCCAGGCTGCAAGCTTTGCGTGTACAAGAACTGGGTCTGAGTCATCTCTGTTACCTAGCACGTGGCCTGGCACAGAGGCCAAGTTTATTCACAAAACTAAACTTTCCCTGGGTACCTTCTAGGGGCCAGGCCCTCATCTGGGTAGTGGGAACAAAGTGGCGGCCAAGATGGCAGGATCTCCCTGATAGACAACATTTCACATGTTTTGTTACAACTTATTGCTGGAGGGAGTAGGCATGTCCTTTGTGACTCCACTGGGAAAGGACTCTTGGAAGCTTGCACCTGGTTTCTCTGGACTTTGCATGATGCAccttttccctttgttga
It encodes:
- the OOSP1 gene encoding LOW QUALITY PROTEIN: putative oocyte-secreted protein 1 homolog (The sequence of the model RefSeq protein was modified relative to this genomic sequence to represent the inferred CDS: inserted 1 base in 1 codon; substituted 1 base at 1 genomic stop codon), whose protein sequence is MDLHNTPKTFLGLRGLFLLHCFIGTCAEDWSXVQVQRTQHWLCAGIKPMLFHSLYMNADEVYLADDCPATEVERDVYYEFFYHPSDHGIVTTTLKEFVLFKTKIKYISRNSAVXSEMPLSCVLHKCRGS